Proteins co-encoded in one Seriola aureovittata isolate HTS-2021-v1 ecotype China chromosome 1, ASM2101889v1, whole genome shotgun sequence genomic window:
- the irx6a gene encoding iroquois-class homeodomain protein IRX-6a → MVTKEAAMSFSQFGYPYNATSQFFVSANPSTTCCDSISRSVSDGTGGSQTAAAAAAASFCCPSYENRLLASSRTELNAALGMYSSPYAAAAAASQNYANYFPYSTDPSAIYSTLNPQYDIKDSTGTLHSGITQTAAYYPYDHSLGQYQYDRYGTVDFNGTARRKNATRETTSTLKTWLYEHRKNPYPTKGEKIMLAIITKMTLTQVSTWFANARRRLKKENKMTWSPKNKASDDRKDDLKSDQDCVTKDSSDCKEEKDLHLSDLEDMDDDDCDKLDSDCEKVAADEQDLQRAMTVSGAPHKRDCSSEVQLSLTNSFHTFPCAIKSVTTLPPLPSDFLDPVASKAPSSTGPAAGTLCLSHFEASDKPRIWSLARTAASGVILSPQQHGSELRTGNSAGDCQLQSTRLTVAPTGQCGGSMRGLHESSSVTNAESPFSEGSSLHSKVYGTSSYSHKGLQLHCSSYAALPDTCQYSTIEGFSGGKAETQASDLSDACETVQDDKVTAFRPVMKR, encoded by the exons ATGGTAACAAAAGAAGCAGCTATGTCTTTCTCGCAATTTGGATACCCTTACAATGCAACTTCACAG TTTTTCGTGTCGGCAAACCCCAGTACGACTTGCTGCGATTCGATTTCCAGGTCGGTCTCTGACGGGACAGGCGGCTCCCAGaccgccgctgccgccgccgccgcctccttCTGCTGCCCGTCCTACGAGAACCGGCTCCTGGCGAGCAGCCGGACGGAGCTGAACGCCGCACTGGGGATGTACAGCTCTCCCTACGCTGCAGCGGCCGCCGCCAGCCAGAACTACGCCAACTACTTCCCCTACAGCACCGACCCATCCGCTATCTACTCCACTCTG AATCCACAGTATGACATTAAGGACAGCACAGGCACTTTACACTCTGGCATCACTCAAACTGCTGCATACTACCCTTATGATCATTCACTGGGACAGTATCAATATGACAG ATATGGGACAGTAGACTTTAATGGCACAGCCAGAAGAAAGAACGCAACTCGTGAAACCACCAGCACCCTGAAAACATGGTTGTATGAGCACCGCAAGAACCCCTACCCCACCAAGGGAGAGAAGATCATGCTGGCCATCATCACCAAAATGACCCTCACCCAGGTGTCCACCTGGTTCGCCAACGCCAGGAGGAGGCTAAAGAAGGAGAACAAGATGACCTGGTCCCCAAAGAACAAGGCCAGTGATGACAGGAAGGACGACCTCAAGAGCGACCAAGATTGTGTCACCAAAG ATTCTAGTGATTGCAAGGAGGAAAAGGATCTGCATCTGAGTGATCTGGAGGACATGGACGACGACGACTGTGACAAGCTGGACAGTGACTGTGAAAAGGTGGCTGCAGATGAGCAGGACCTGCAGAGGGCCATGACAGTATCCGGAGCCCCTCACAAAAGAGACTGCAGCTCTGAGGTGCAACTGAGTTTAACTAACAGCTTCCACACGTTCCCCTGTGCCATTAAAAGTGTcaccaccctccctcctctcccgtCTGACTTCCTGGATCCCGTAGCGTCCAAGGCACCTTCCTCAACCGGCCCCGCGGCAGGAACGTTGTGCCTGTCTCACTTCGAAGCATCGGATAAGCCACGGATTTGGTCTCTGGCTCGTACGGCAGCTTCGGGGGTCATACTGAGCCCTCAGCAGCACGGCTCTGAGCTGAGGACAGGCAACTCAGCCGGGGACTGCCAGCTCCAGAGCACCAGGCTTACTGTGGCTCCTACTGGACAGTGTGGGGGCAGCATGAGAGGCCTCCATGAATCCAGCAGTGTCACCAATGCTGAGAGCCCCTTCTCTGAGGGCTCATCCTTGCACTCAAAAGTCTACGGCACTAGCAGCTACAGCCACAAGGGCCTCCAACTGCACTGTTCATCCTATGCTGCACTCCCGGACACATGTCAATACTCCACTATTGAAG GATTCTCTGGTGGCAAAGCCGAGACACAGGCATCGGACCTCAGTGACGCCTGTGAGACCGTGCAGGATGACAAGGTCACTGCATTCAGACCAGTGATGAAGAGGTGA